In Dehalococcoidia bacterium, a single window of DNA contains:
- a CDS encoding SGNH/GDSL hydrolase family protein, which yields MSPKRACPAAFVLLLLIALLSLSGCRSEDGRIAEFNGGHASIVFLGDSITIGYLASRPSNTFHAIVEAGLNDEGLRTQSQLFISVDPNTNLPVTVNAMATDPDVVIVEFGVHSVAAGDITEGVFRRLYGQILDCVAGDGTVVVAGTVPWLGWERDSPAYEKAALLSEVIKQEAAKKDVGVADLWSATKLREGFVSSAEDPSFLPPYRGDSFHPADAGHALIARVYLEELRDELKRPPERPYERECPRTGGQ from the coding sequence GTCCGAAAAGAGCGTGTCCGGCGGCCTTCGTTCTCCTCCTGCTCATCGCCCTCCTTTCGCTGTCGGGTTGCCGGTCCGAAGATGGGCGCATCGCCGAGTTCAACGGAGGCCACGCCAGCATCGTCTTCCTCGGCGATAGCATCACCATCGGCTATCTCGCCTCCCGTCCTTCGAACACTTTTCACGCTATCGTCGAAGCGGGCCTCAACGATGAAGGGCTGCGGACGCAAAGCCAGCTCTTCATCTCCGTCGATCCGAACACCAACCTGCCGGTCACCGTTAACGCGATGGCGACGGACCCGGATGTCGTCATCGTCGAGTTCGGCGTGCACAGCGTGGCGGCGGGGGACATCACGGAAGGCGTCTTCAGGAGACTGTACGGCCAGATTCTCGATTGCGTCGCCGGTGACGGCACCGTGGTCGTGGCCGGCACCGTGCCGTGGTTGGGGTGGGAGCGCGACAGCCCTGCGTACGAGAAGGCGGCCCTGCTATCGGAGGTGATCAAGCAGGAGGCTGCGAAGAAGGACGTGGGGGTAGCCGATCTGTGGTCGGCCACAAAGCTAAGAGAGGGCTTCGTCTCCAGTGCCGAAGACCCCTCGTTCCTGCCTCCCTATCGCGGCGACTCGTTTCATCCGGCGGACGCGGGGCACGCCCTGATCGCGCGGGTCTACCTCGAGGAGCTTCGCGATGAGCTGAAGCGACCGCCGGAACGGCCCTACGAAAGAGAATGCCCGCGAACCGGCGGCCAGTGA